The proteins below come from a single Triplophysa rosa linkage group LG12, Trosa_1v2, whole genome shotgun sequence genomic window:
- the sphkap gene encoding A-kinase anchor protein SPHKAP isoform X2 codes for MLANLLAVLQNFTESHFQSSAMYEGSESVETQEVRTESTLGSSVSACKKVMCSNSVLDSSEYWLKNDKTLCRTGFLEDQHEGSCPKICFINLDRHTSDHHDDSFVKKLASVCPELPRLIESLGVRHPKENEILLLSSLESPDTCQHDPSSPRNQRTADVCLVHCSCGRRPSQTNNVIFEINKFLIGLQSGQERQRHSRLAGQRAAEDDTNRSVSSIEEDFLTASEQLGEDSEDDPLRNDAEISAMSESVKVLRAAHAQRKIEMERDDSEDSETLCTSSNSQKLSKTYSTSSRGPSATLKQVSRHTNESAGHYATNLAESVLQDAFIRLSQDEPSFAPEAAVSVSNVSQHSGDVSHSTDEPQRARACSFELPKIVIVQSPDNSEEVTEWPEAQSHGDEVQKATTKHGTHPKHNSPIGHPIKPVEIALACAASIIGTITTPQVTEQLTLDSGEDDCEDEEEGSETEQGEYSFSAAVCGMSQVVGAVAAVDLAEDSGDTEDSTAMYSASMGLLSAAQASTAIPLHCSIAEGTSVEAFRANVAEALLREASAVLTHRQSYSSVANFLETTHNKIVDGITIPRRPYQEQQEVDNFTQEISDTIFQYALEKAEKKKELEGPGKDAPNIYTFLLNCLNDVLFDVLHVTSRKISDISKCNSGSCDTQERNGSFRECEADFKSGREALSQLQNLIEPSQAYNHGERRNSVEKLSLLIGKRDREQKNILEERENEPKLKEPYRLTLNRMTATIVKEQSELQGQLGRSEKSSNSTLPSAESSPLHVPRGKAGGENDTRQHSLLSSLGTLKMDSAESKTPVTCFAEDLATTVVSMATELAAICLENSSGKQPWFCALKGGSEGPEGLLLPCCTAVALRRKEAQNGTAVTKKHRPPRLSEIKRKTEEQPELMERLVNRVVDETVNLDEPTISDPFALFASEVTARIMNCPELSVVDTSKSGQSSRSRLQCERWSSRGKASSYESIPEEDMDPSGMPNTLGPGNRLGHNLSRGSSISKQSSCESITDEFSRFMVNQMETEGRGFDLLLDYYAGKNASSILAAAVQQAASKKNGHLNVRASSCLSKQSSTESITEEFYRFMLKDMDKENKDYSMTKTKEWSNSLLPPSPRTPFCIRQSSVPDRRSSDSRLTVNSPIKANSFDGFARNVRGDSLNIYPSNSVSSTGLCKSDSCLYQRGQTDQITDMLIHETWASSIESLMRKNKIIAEPSEDSVELDSADSQPHVQLFANRLAADIVESGKSLIGGQQEASAAACQSQVPVGEKRNGFKQSRRESGGKWPSVQRHENNVNSHSSSCMRRAWRGQREVPVIHIEPDQREEVSEDTGRDRAHHREAPHQVQPQSSKESGTVARNSAKDRRSSEATVPSADVEVERHSFSASSEESVSGSWAQIAPDDDPQEETISSFIQLSEGNGNSSASSIGLADLEGFPDYSISSSLISEERERKAPHCQDPADEVTSGLSTAASSCQRELLVVNCDLESECVDVELRAALQWIAASELGVPALYFNKTQEHNLTKFHRVVQLANQKAWCVGDLFSAVAQFCQLDQERTVPSLFDWILKTKR; via the exons ATCTGCTTCATAAACCTGGACAGACACACCTCTGATCACCATGACGACAGCTTTGTTAAG AAACTGGCCTCAGTATGCCCGGAGCTGCCTCGCTTAATTGAGTCTCTGGGAGTGCGGCATCCCAAAGAAAATGAGATCCTGCTTCTCAGCAGCCTCGAGTCACCTGACACCTGCCAGCATGACCCCAGCAGCCCACGG AACCAGAGAACTGCTGATGTCTGTCTGGTACATTGTTCCTGTGGTCGTCGTCCTTCCCAGacaaacaatgttatttttgaaATCAACAAGTTTCTGATTGGTCTACAGTCAGGCCAGGAAAGGCAGCGGCATAGCCGATTGGCTGGTCAGCGGGCTGCCGAGGATGACACAAACCGCTCCGTTTCGTCCATAGAAGAGGATTTCCTAACTGCTTCAGAACAGCTTGGGGAAGACAGTGAGGATGACCCACTCAGAAATG ATGCTGAGATTTCTGCCATGTCAGAGTCGGTTAAGGTGTTAAGAGCAGCCCACGCTCAAAGAAAGATTGAAATGGAAAGAGATGACAGCGAGGACTCAGAGACCCTCTGCACCTCCTCCAACTCCCAGAAGCTCTCGAAAACATACTCAACCTCCTCCAGAGGCCCATCCGCCACCTTAAAACAAGTCAGCCGTCACACCAATGAGTCAGCCGGTCACTATGCCACCAATCTGGCAGAGTCTGTCCTTCAAGATGCTTTCATTCGTTTATCGCAAGATGAACCTTCTTTTGCCCCGGAGGCGGCTGTGAGTGTCTCCAACGTCTCGCAACACTCAGGTGATGTGAGCCACTCCACTGATGAGCCGCAGAGGGCTCGAGCCTGCTCTTTTGAACTACCTAAAATTGTGATTGTCCAGAGTCCTGACAACAGTGAGGAGGTGACAGAATGGCCGGAAGCACAGTCACATGGAGATGAAGTGCAGAAGGCCACAACAAAACACGGTACACACCCCAAGCATAACTCTCCAATTGGACACCCCATTAAGCCAGTGGAAATAGCATTGGCGTGTGCAGCGAGCATCATCGGTACTATTACCACCCCTCAGGTTACAGAACAGCTCACATTGGACTCAGGAGAAGATGATTGCGAGGATGAAGAAGAAGGGAGTGAAACAGAACAAGGGGAGTATTCATTTTCCGCCGCAGTATGTGGAATGTCTCAGGTCGTTGGAGCAGTAGCTGCAGTAGATCTCGCAGAAGACTCTGGAGATACCGAAGACTCTACAGCGATGTATTCTGCCTCTATGGGACTTCTGTCAGCTGCCCAAGCCTCGACTGCAATACCTCTTCACTGTAGCATTGCAGAGGGCACCAGCGTTGAGGCTTTTAGGGCCAATGTGGCTGAAGCTCTCCTCAGGGAAGCATCGGCTGTACTCACCCACAGACAAAGTTACTCAAGTGTTGCAAATTTCCTTGAGACCACACATAACAAGATAGTAGATGGAATCACAATTCCAAGAAGGCCCTATCAGGAACAACAGGAGGTGGATAATTTCACTCAGGAAATATCAGACACAATCTTTCAATATGCCCTCGAGAAggctgaaaagaaaaaagagcTGGAGGGTCCTGGAAAAGATGCTCCAAACATTTATACTTTCCTCTTGAATTGCTTGAACGATGTGCTCTTTGATGTCCTTCATGTTACGTCAAGAAAAATcagtgacatttcaaaatgtaattcGGGGTCATGTGACACGCAAGAACGCAACGGCAGCTTTAGGGAGTGTGAGGCTGATTTCAAGTCTGGCAGAGAAGCATTAAGCCAATTACAGAATTTGATTGAGCCAAGCCAGGCTTATAATCATGGTGAGAGGCGTAACAGTGTGGAAAAGCTGTCTCTCCTTATAggaaagagagatagagagcAGAAAAACATTCTGGAGGAGAGAGAAAACGAGCCGAAACTAAAAGAACCCTATAGACTTACTCTGAACAGAATGACTGCCACTATAGTCAAAGAACAATCTGAGCTGCAAGGCCAGCTGGGCAGGAGTGAGAAAAGTTCAAACTCGACACTTCCTTCGGCTGAAAGCTCACCGCTTCATGTACCACGCGGGAAGGCAGGAGGAGAGAACGACACCAGGCAGCATTCTTTGTTGTCCTCTTTAGGAACACTTAAAATGGATTCGGCAGAGTCCAAAACTCCTGTCACATGCTTCGCTGAAGACTTGGCGACTACAGTGGTCTCCATGGCAACAGAGCTGGCAGCGATATGCCTGGAGAACTCAAGTGGAAAGCAGCCGTGGTTCTGCGCCTTAAAGGGTGGTTCAGAAGGTCCTGAGGGGCTGCTTCTTCCCTGCTGCACAGCTGTCGCCCTCCGCCGTAAAGAGGCACAGAATGGTACAGCCGTCACTAAGAAGCACAGACCTCCACGCCTCAGTGAAATCAAACGTAAAACCGAAGAGCAGCCTGAGCTCATGGAGCGCCTGGTCAACCGTGTTGTGGATGAGACCGTCAACCTAGATGAACCCACGATCTCTGACCCATTCGCGCTTTTTGCATCTGAGGTCACGGCCAGGATAATGAACTGCCCAGAGTTAAGCGTGGTGGACACTTCAAAGTCTGGCCAATCGTCTCGAAGCCGTTTACAGTGTGAGAGATGGAGCAGTAGAGGGAAAGCATCAAGCTACGAGAGCATTCCAGAAGAAGACATGGATCCTTCCGGAATGCCAAACACTTTGGGACCGGGGAACAGGCTTGGGCATAATTTGAGCAGAGGAAGCTCTATCTCCAAGCAGTCCAGCTGTGAGAGCATTACGGATGAGTTCTCTCGCTTCATGGTCAACCAGATGGAGACAGAGGGCCGTGGATTTGACCTTCTGCTGGACTATTATGCTGGAAAAAATGCCAGCAGCATCCTTGCAGCAGCGGTTCAGCAGGCTGCCAGTAAAAAAAATGGACATCTCAATGTGCGGGCATCATCTTGTCTCTCTAAGCAATCCAGCACGGAGAGCATCACAGAGGAATTTTACCGCTTCATGCTGAAAGACATGGACAAGGAGAACAAGGATTACAGCATGACCAAGACCAAAGAGTGGAGTAATAGTCTGTTACCACCATCCCCCAGAACCCCATTTTGCATTCGTCAGTCGTCTGTTCCCGACAGACGATCTTCAGATTCCAGACTAACTGTAAACTCTCCCATCAAGGCGAATTCATTCGATGGTTTTGCTCGAAATGTACGCGGGGACTCGCTCAACATCTATCCGAGCAACTCCGTCTCATCGACTGGACTCTGCAAATCAGATTCCTGTTTGTATCAGCGTGGTCAAACGGACCAAATCACAGACATGCTAATTCATGAGACCTGGGCGAGCTCTATTGAGTCTCTAATGCGCAAAAATAAGATCATCGCGGAGCCTTCGGAAGATAGCGTGGAACTGGATTCTGCAGATTCACAGCCGCATGTGCAGCTCTTTGCTAATCGGCTTGCAGCAGATATCGTAGAGAGCGGCAAATCTTTGATCGGGGGCCAGCAGGAAGCGAGTGCGGCTGCTTGTCAGTCACAAGTTCCTGTTGGAGAGAAGCGGAATGGCTTTAAACAGTCTCGCCGAGAAAGCGGTGGAAAATGGCCAAGTGTACAGCGTCATGAAAATAACGTTAACTCCCACAGTTCCTCCTGCATGAGGCGAGCATGGCGAGGTCAGAGGGAGGTACCGGTGATCCACATTGAACCAGATCAAAGAGAAGAGGTCTCTGAAGATACAGGGAGGGACAGGGCCCACCACAGAGAAGCTCCGCATCAGGTCCAGCCACAAAGCAGCAAAGAGAGTGGGACAGTGGCTAGAAACAG TGCCAAAGACAGGCGTTCATCAGAGGCCACAGTGCCCTCTGCAGATGTGGAGGTGGAACGACACTCTTTCAGCGCTAGCAGTGAGGAAAGTGTCTCAGGCAGCTGGGCCCAGATTGCCCCTGATGACGACCCCCAGGAGGAGACCATCAGTAGCTTTATCCAGTTAAGCGAGGG AAATGGGAACAGCAGTGCTTCCAGCATTGGATTGGCAGACCTGGAGGGCTTTCCAGACTACTCCATCTCCAGCAGCCTAATCAG tgaggagagagagaggaaagcaCCACACTGTCAGGATCCGGCAGACG AAGTAACATCAGGTTTGTCCACCGCAGCCAGCAGTTGTCAAAGAGAGCTCCTGGTGGTAAACTGTGACCTGGAGTCCGAGTGTGTGGATGTAGAACTGAGGGCAGCACTTCAGTGGATCGCTGCATCTGAACTTGGAGTACCAGCGCTGTATTTTAACAAGACTCAGGAGCACAATCTCACGAAG TTTCACAGAGTGGTAcagttggccaatcagaaggcTTGGTGTGTAGGAGACTTGTTCAGTGCCGTGGCCCAGTTCTGCCAACTCGACCAGGAGCGGACTGTGCCCAGCCTGTTTGACTGGATATTGAAAACCAAGCGCTAG
- the sphkap gene encoding A-kinase anchor protein SPHKAP isoform X1: protein MLANLLAVLQNFTESHFQSSAMYEGSESVETQEVRTESTLGSSVSACKKVMCSNSVLDSSEYWLKNDKTLCRTGFLEDQHEGSCPKICFINLDRHTSDHHDDSFVKKLASVCPELPRLIESLGVRHPKENEILLLSSLESPDTCQHDPSSPRNQRTADVCLVHCSCGRRPSQTNNVIFEINKFLIGLQSGQERQRHSRLAGQRAAEDDTNRSVSSIEEDFLTASEQLGEDSEDDPLRNDAEISAMSESVKVLRAAHAQRKIEMERDDSEDSETLCTSSNSQKLSKTYSTSSRGPSATLKQVSRHTNESAGHYATNLAESVLQDAFIRLSQDEPSFAPEAAVSVSNVSQHSGDVSHSTDEPQRARACSFELPKIVIVQSPDNSEEVTEWPEAQSHGDEVQKATTKHGTHPKHNSPIGHPIKPVEIALACAASIIGTITTPQVTEQLTLDSGEDDCEDEEEGSETEQGEYSFSAAVCGMSQVVGAVAAVDLAEDSGDTEDSTAMYSASMGLLSAAQASTAIPLHCSIAEGTSVEAFRANVAEALLREASAVLTHRQSYSSVANFLETTHNKIVDGITIPRRPYQEQQEVDNFTQEISDTIFQYALEKAEKKKELEGPGKDAPNIYTFLLNCLNDVLFDVLHVTSRKISDISKCNSGSCDTQERNGSFRECEADFKSGREALSQLQNLIEPSQAYNHGERRNSVEKLSLLIGKRDREQKNILEERENEPKLKEPYRLTLNRMTATIVKEQSELQGQLGRSEKSSNSTLPSAESSPLHVPRGKAGGENDTRQHSLLSSLGTLKMDSAESKTPVTCFAEDLATTVVSMATELAAICLENSSGKQPWFCALKGGSEGPEGLLLPCCTAVALRRKEAQNGTAVTKKHRPPRLSEIKRKTEEQPELMERLVNRVVDETVNLDEPTISDPFALFASEVTARIMNCPELSVVDTSKSGQSSRSRLQCERWSSRGKASSYESIPEEDMDPSGMPNTLGPGNRLGHNLSRGSSISKQSSCESITDEFSRFMVNQMETEGRGFDLLLDYYAGKNASSILAAAVQQAASKKNGHLNVRASSCLSKQSSTESITEEFYRFMLKDMDKENKDYSMTKTKEWSNSLLPPSPRTPFCIRQSSVPDRRSSDSRLTVNSPIKANSFDGFARNVRGDSLNIYPSNSVSSTGLCKSDSCLYQRGQTDQITDMLIHETWASSIESLMRKNKIIAEPSEDSVELDSADSQPHVQLFANRLAADIVESGKSLIGGQQEASAAACQSQVPVGEKRNGFKQSRRESGGKWPSVQRHENNVNSHSSSCMRRAWRGQREVPVIHIEPDQREEVSEDTGRDRAHHREAPHQVQPQSSKESGTVARNSSAKDRRSSEATVPSADVEVERHSFSASSEESVSGSWAQIAPDDDPQEETISSFIQLSEGNGNSSASSIGLADLEGFPDYSISSSLISEERERKAPHCQDPADEVTSGLSTAASSCQRELLVVNCDLESECVDVELRAALQWIAASELGVPALYFNKTQEHNLTKFHRVVQLANQKAWCVGDLFSAVAQFCQLDQERTVPSLFDWILKTKR from the exons ATCTGCTTCATAAACCTGGACAGACACACCTCTGATCACCATGACGACAGCTTTGTTAAG AAACTGGCCTCAGTATGCCCGGAGCTGCCTCGCTTAATTGAGTCTCTGGGAGTGCGGCATCCCAAAGAAAATGAGATCCTGCTTCTCAGCAGCCTCGAGTCACCTGACACCTGCCAGCATGACCCCAGCAGCCCACGG AACCAGAGAACTGCTGATGTCTGTCTGGTACATTGTTCCTGTGGTCGTCGTCCTTCCCAGacaaacaatgttatttttgaaATCAACAAGTTTCTGATTGGTCTACAGTCAGGCCAGGAAAGGCAGCGGCATAGCCGATTGGCTGGTCAGCGGGCTGCCGAGGATGACACAAACCGCTCCGTTTCGTCCATAGAAGAGGATTTCCTAACTGCTTCAGAACAGCTTGGGGAAGACAGTGAGGATGACCCACTCAGAAATG ATGCTGAGATTTCTGCCATGTCAGAGTCGGTTAAGGTGTTAAGAGCAGCCCACGCTCAAAGAAAGATTGAAATGGAAAGAGATGACAGCGAGGACTCAGAGACCCTCTGCACCTCCTCCAACTCCCAGAAGCTCTCGAAAACATACTCAACCTCCTCCAGAGGCCCATCCGCCACCTTAAAACAAGTCAGCCGTCACACCAATGAGTCAGCCGGTCACTATGCCACCAATCTGGCAGAGTCTGTCCTTCAAGATGCTTTCATTCGTTTATCGCAAGATGAACCTTCTTTTGCCCCGGAGGCGGCTGTGAGTGTCTCCAACGTCTCGCAACACTCAGGTGATGTGAGCCACTCCACTGATGAGCCGCAGAGGGCTCGAGCCTGCTCTTTTGAACTACCTAAAATTGTGATTGTCCAGAGTCCTGACAACAGTGAGGAGGTGACAGAATGGCCGGAAGCACAGTCACATGGAGATGAAGTGCAGAAGGCCACAACAAAACACGGTACACACCCCAAGCATAACTCTCCAATTGGACACCCCATTAAGCCAGTGGAAATAGCATTGGCGTGTGCAGCGAGCATCATCGGTACTATTACCACCCCTCAGGTTACAGAACAGCTCACATTGGACTCAGGAGAAGATGATTGCGAGGATGAAGAAGAAGGGAGTGAAACAGAACAAGGGGAGTATTCATTTTCCGCCGCAGTATGTGGAATGTCTCAGGTCGTTGGAGCAGTAGCTGCAGTAGATCTCGCAGAAGACTCTGGAGATACCGAAGACTCTACAGCGATGTATTCTGCCTCTATGGGACTTCTGTCAGCTGCCCAAGCCTCGACTGCAATACCTCTTCACTGTAGCATTGCAGAGGGCACCAGCGTTGAGGCTTTTAGGGCCAATGTGGCTGAAGCTCTCCTCAGGGAAGCATCGGCTGTACTCACCCACAGACAAAGTTACTCAAGTGTTGCAAATTTCCTTGAGACCACACATAACAAGATAGTAGATGGAATCACAATTCCAAGAAGGCCCTATCAGGAACAACAGGAGGTGGATAATTTCACTCAGGAAATATCAGACACAATCTTTCAATATGCCCTCGAGAAggctgaaaagaaaaaagagcTGGAGGGTCCTGGAAAAGATGCTCCAAACATTTATACTTTCCTCTTGAATTGCTTGAACGATGTGCTCTTTGATGTCCTTCATGTTACGTCAAGAAAAATcagtgacatttcaaaatgtaattcGGGGTCATGTGACACGCAAGAACGCAACGGCAGCTTTAGGGAGTGTGAGGCTGATTTCAAGTCTGGCAGAGAAGCATTAAGCCAATTACAGAATTTGATTGAGCCAAGCCAGGCTTATAATCATGGTGAGAGGCGTAACAGTGTGGAAAAGCTGTCTCTCCTTATAggaaagagagatagagagcAGAAAAACATTCTGGAGGAGAGAGAAAACGAGCCGAAACTAAAAGAACCCTATAGACTTACTCTGAACAGAATGACTGCCACTATAGTCAAAGAACAATCTGAGCTGCAAGGCCAGCTGGGCAGGAGTGAGAAAAGTTCAAACTCGACACTTCCTTCGGCTGAAAGCTCACCGCTTCATGTACCACGCGGGAAGGCAGGAGGAGAGAACGACACCAGGCAGCATTCTTTGTTGTCCTCTTTAGGAACACTTAAAATGGATTCGGCAGAGTCCAAAACTCCTGTCACATGCTTCGCTGAAGACTTGGCGACTACAGTGGTCTCCATGGCAACAGAGCTGGCAGCGATATGCCTGGAGAACTCAAGTGGAAAGCAGCCGTGGTTCTGCGCCTTAAAGGGTGGTTCAGAAGGTCCTGAGGGGCTGCTTCTTCCCTGCTGCACAGCTGTCGCCCTCCGCCGTAAAGAGGCACAGAATGGTACAGCCGTCACTAAGAAGCACAGACCTCCACGCCTCAGTGAAATCAAACGTAAAACCGAAGAGCAGCCTGAGCTCATGGAGCGCCTGGTCAACCGTGTTGTGGATGAGACCGTCAACCTAGATGAACCCACGATCTCTGACCCATTCGCGCTTTTTGCATCTGAGGTCACGGCCAGGATAATGAACTGCCCAGAGTTAAGCGTGGTGGACACTTCAAAGTCTGGCCAATCGTCTCGAAGCCGTTTACAGTGTGAGAGATGGAGCAGTAGAGGGAAAGCATCAAGCTACGAGAGCATTCCAGAAGAAGACATGGATCCTTCCGGAATGCCAAACACTTTGGGACCGGGGAACAGGCTTGGGCATAATTTGAGCAGAGGAAGCTCTATCTCCAAGCAGTCCAGCTGTGAGAGCATTACGGATGAGTTCTCTCGCTTCATGGTCAACCAGATGGAGACAGAGGGCCGTGGATTTGACCTTCTGCTGGACTATTATGCTGGAAAAAATGCCAGCAGCATCCTTGCAGCAGCGGTTCAGCAGGCTGCCAGTAAAAAAAATGGACATCTCAATGTGCGGGCATCATCTTGTCTCTCTAAGCAATCCAGCACGGAGAGCATCACAGAGGAATTTTACCGCTTCATGCTGAAAGACATGGACAAGGAGAACAAGGATTACAGCATGACCAAGACCAAAGAGTGGAGTAATAGTCTGTTACCACCATCCCCCAGAACCCCATTTTGCATTCGTCAGTCGTCTGTTCCCGACAGACGATCTTCAGATTCCAGACTAACTGTAAACTCTCCCATCAAGGCGAATTCATTCGATGGTTTTGCTCGAAATGTACGCGGGGACTCGCTCAACATCTATCCGAGCAACTCCGTCTCATCGACTGGACTCTGCAAATCAGATTCCTGTTTGTATCAGCGTGGTCAAACGGACCAAATCACAGACATGCTAATTCATGAGACCTGGGCGAGCTCTATTGAGTCTCTAATGCGCAAAAATAAGATCATCGCGGAGCCTTCGGAAGATAGCGTGGAACTGGATTCTGCAGATTCACAGCCGCATGTGCAGCTCTTTGCTAATCGGCTTGCAGCAGATATCGTAGAGAGCGGCAAATCTTTGATCGGGGGCCAGCAGGAAGCGAGTGCGGCTGCTTGTCAGTCACAAGTTCCTGTTGGAGAGAAGCGGAATGGCTTTAAACAGTCTCGCCGAGAAAGCGGTGGAAAATGGCCAAGTGTACAGCGTCATGAAAATAACGTTAACTCCCACAGTTCCTCCTGCATGAGGCGAGCATGGCGAGGTCAGAGGGAGGTACCGGTGATCCACATTGAACCAGATCAAAGAGAAGAGGTCTCTGAAGATACAGGGAGGGACAGGGCCCACCACAGAGAAGCTCCGCATCAGGTCCAGCCACAAAGCAGCAAAGAGAGTGGGACAGTGGCTAGAAACAG CAGTGCCAAAGACAGGCGTTCATCAGAGGCCACAGTGCCCTCTGCAGATGTGGAGGTGGAACGACACTCTTTCAGCGCTAGCAGTGAGGAAAGTGTCTCAGGCAGCTGGGCCCAGATTGCCCCTGATGACGACCCCCAGGAGGAGACCATCAGTAGCTTTATCCAGTTAAGCGAGGG AAATGGGAACAGCAGTGCTTCCAGCATTGGATTGGCAGACCTGGAGGGCTTTCCAGACTACTCCATCTCCAGCAGCCTAATCAG tgaggagagagagaggaaagcaCCACACTGTCAGGATCCGGCAGACG AAGTAACATCAGGTTTGTCCACCGCAGCCAGCAGTTGTCAAAGAGAGCTCCTGGTGGTAAACTGTGACCTGGAGTCCGAGTGTGTGGATGTAGAACTGAGGGCAGCACTTCAGTGGATCGCTGCATCTGAACTTGGAGTACCAGCGCTGTATTTTAACAAGACTCAGGAGCACAATCTCACGAAG TTTCACAGAGTGGTAcagttggccaatcagaaggcTTGGTGTGTAGGAGACTTGTTCAGTGCCGTGGCCCAGTTCTGCCAACTCGACCAGGAGCGGACTGTGCCCAGCCTGTTTGACTGGATATTGAAAACCAAGCGCTAG